A single genomic interval of Oryzomonas sagensis harbors:
- a CDS encoding aldo/keto reductase: MEQRTLGTQGLVVSAQGLGCMGMSDFYGRRDEAEAIATIHRALELGVTMLDTSDMYGPFTNEELVGRAIKGKRKAVVVATKFGIVRTADPNYRGVCGRPDYVRSACDASLKRLDIDHIDLYYQHRVDPEVPIEETVGAMGDLVTAGKVRFLGLSEAGPLTIRRAHAEHPVSVLQGEYSLWSRDPEDELLPTLRELGIGLVAYSPLGRGFLTGQITRFEDFDADDYRRLSPRFQGENFGRNLHLVEQIKAIAARKGCTPGQLALAWVLAQGNDIVPIPGTKRRKYLEENVAAATVAISTAEMAEIDRVLPKGAAAGERYPAAMMAIINR; encoded by the coding sequence ATGGAACAGAGAACACTGGGAACGCAAGGGTTGGTTGTCTCGGCCCAGGGGCTGGGGTGCATGGGGATGTCCGATTTCTACGGCCGGCGGGACGAGGCCGAAGCCATCGCCACCATCCACCGGGCCCTGGAATTGGGCGTCACCATGCTGGATACCTCCGACATGTATGGCCCGTTTACCAACGAGGAGCTGGTCGGCAGGGCGATCAAGGGAAAACGCAAGGCTGTGGTCGTGGCGACGAAATTCGGCATTGTCCGTACCGCGGACCCGAACTATCGCGGCGTATGCGGCCGCCCCGACTATGTGCGCTCGGCCTGCGACGCCTCCCTGAAGCGGCTGGATATAGACCATATCGACCTCTACTATCAACACCGGGTGGACCCGGAGGTGCCGATAGAGGAAACCGTGGGTGCCATGGGCGATCTGGTGACCGCCGGCAAGGTCCGCTTCCTTGGCCTGTCCGAAGCCGGTCCGCTCACCATCCGTCGCGCCCACGCCGAGCATCCCGTCAGTGTGCTGCAAGGCGAATACTCGCTCTGGAGCCGTGACCCGGAGGACGAACTGCTGCCGACCTTGCGGGAGTTGGGGATCGGCCTGGTGGCCTACAGTCCCCTGGGGCGCGGGTTCCTGACCGGGCAGATCACCCGGTTCGAGGACTTCGATGCCGACGACTACCGTCGCCTCTCCCCCCGTTTTCAGGGTGAGAACTTCGGCAGGAACCTGCACCTGGTGGAGCAGATCAAGGCCATTGCCGCGCGCAAGGGGTGCACGCCGGGGCAACTGGCCCTGGCCTGGGTGCTGGCCCAGGGAAACGACATCGTGCCCATACCGGGAACCAAGCGCAGAAAATACCTGGAAGAGAATGTGGCCGCCGCAACGGTGGCGATCAGCACAGCCGAAATGGCCGAGATCGACAGGGTGCTGCCCAAGGGCGCGGCTGCCGGCGAGCGCTATCCTGCTGCCATGATGGCGATCATCAACCGATAG